The DNA segment GatttgcctcacgataagaatgaggctcatgaagggttgcaatagtagagtaacaatgaaaataagaaagataatgaggagtatctcttacacgggtagaacgacgaagagtagtgctaggaggagatgcaaGCAGTCTGGATCAACAAATTCAacgtgtagttgggctaatattgagcacatcacaatcactgGATCGGGACTTGGAAACAAACTCTTTGGAGAGTcggtgaaaaatagagagtcgattgacagagtgatgaaatttggaaagagaagagaacatagtattttcccaaaaggtaacatgacgagagatcGTAACTTATTAGAAGCAGGATCTCAATTACGAttccctttgtgttcaatgccataaccaagaaaacaacatagacgagcacggggttctaatttggtatgttcatgaggttgtaaaagaacaaaagaaacacatccaaaaggtttaaggatggaatagtcaggaggttgtccaaacaacttttcaaaaggagataaattatgaagaaccaaggtaggaagacgattaataacataaacatgaaaaagcttctccccaaaatttttcggACATGAGGCGAGAAGAAGAAGAATGCGtgaatcaagaatatggcgatgcttgcgttcTCGCCCATtctgagaggtgtgaggacaagaacgttgaacaacggtgccttgttgactaagaaagcGAAGCAAAGAAGAATCcagatattccatggcattgtctgttcgagaattttaatgtcacaagaaccgagttttaatcatttttgcaaatgtgatgtaaatttgtgataactcagatcgatgtttcaaaaaatatatccaagtaaaccgagaataatcatcaataaatattacaaaataacgaaaaccatttattgaagaaataggagaaggaccccaaatgtcagaatgaattaaaccaaaaggagtgtctgacGTAGTATTATTATgggaaaaagataatgcaggttgttttgcaagctgacaatttaaacaattaaatgactcaaacttagtagatcctaataatccacgagaaattaaaggttgaatttcttggtagaagcatgaccaagacgaagatgccattggtgaatggaggaattagggattgtagacacaaatctcgaggaagatgtaaagatgtaagctcaaataatcgacccactctgcgaccctccccaagaatccGTTTGTGGATCCGACACCATGGTgagaaaaataacatttagtcctttttcacacaaccgaccatgaaataagattgagtgccaaattagggatataataggtgtcgggagatgaagatttgaggtagacacatgaccaatatgtgtgatgttcattttagtaccatttgcggtatggattggtggtaaggaagatacgaGTTTCtgaagacaagaatttaagattagtggtcatatgattacaacatgcgagtcaaaagccaataagaattaccggAGTGGCGGACATGgcggagaattagaagagataactgtttgaatagtgcctcaagatcactcatggtgatggcggTAGAGCCCTcaggaagatccaggctttgagacattcttgaatttagaatgccctccttttgatcTTGGaggcgtgtgggacaatgttcaagaatatgaccgtaaccatgacaatatcgcattttatggtaggacaatatgcaaaagcatgaccaatttgattacaattcttacgaGTTGATTGCGATTTAcgatgtgaggatcgagtagttgcaagcgacttcaaattgaggagttttatccaaaccgagacgagtctcttcaaaaataatctcttgaatagcggtttccaatgatgggagtggatttcgatgtagcgAGGGCCTTCGAACGGCCTCATATTcgatcgaagagccattagaacttgaatgagatgaagatgatcttcaccgATTTTGGCacgagatatttgattccaaataggtTGGACACAGGCAAGAAAATCATTCTTGACTGCTTCTTGTTttgattatgaagagtagtccacaatcgataatagtgggcaagtcgatatcgattagccaaaaatcCCGATTTCTTTTgcgagtcataattagcaaacgGATGTGGATGGGcgagacagaggtattgcgaaaccgGTGATGAtcgatgatttttactatcccaatcctcaagaattttgcatcggtttcatcgttctctcttgtcggcgtagtgatatctccggtaacaatacgccaaagcttgcgacctatcaaaaacttttcattccttgaacccaaagattatagttggaaccagcaataggttttgaaatatcgatttctccattgataacaagatgaggaaaaaaaatggtataataataggtatgaaagaatgaacttgtagagagagcagagagaccccaaaaaactagaaataaaagttttatggctctgataccatgttagaagaaagaatacaagtaatgaagaaaaggattgtgtatttgtctgtatcccatttacagagatattacatctatttatacatgagaatatgaactaatttggacaagaataataattgctataattatgctacacaaatctcctataatcatgctgattgctgtaattatgttacacaaatctcctataatcatgctgattgctgtaattatgctaacaaagATGATCCCATCAGCCCCTGATGAGGTTTTGAATATGCCGAAAAAAATAAGAAGAGGAAGAAATATGGGTAGATTTCAGGATGCAAAATCAGCATTGATAAGAGTGTTTCTAAGGAAAAGCATAACTATGTTTCGTGAACTCTCCTTGGTATTGATGGACTTGCTATCGATTTTAACTTCAGCTGTTCAGCATTCAAGATTTAACATTCGCCAATCTCCTTCAGTTTTCAACACCTACCCTCCCATGTCTTCCATGGCTGCTCGACATGATCGGTAGCTCCTCCACATATTGTTTCTGTAACGTAGTTTATTTTCCTTTGGCAGTTAATTTTTCGGGTTCTATTTATTAATTACTGTTTCCTGTCTGTAATGTATAATGAATCGTTCAATCTTTCATCCATTTTAGGATGCGCATACTTTTGATAATCGCTTGCTTTAAAGGTCCATGGAAAAAGAGTAATGGATCTATCCTGATTGGCATGTCTATTTATCTTGTTGATAGTAATTATAAGATTTGTTGGATGAAGTCCTAATTTGGGAAGCCATTTATTTTTGTTGTGATGAAACACTACATGTAGAGGTTGCCCCTTTAGGATGGAATAGACCTAATAGATCACTCAGTTATTGTTCATCTACAGTGTCTTCTTATAATGTAATGAATTTTTAGTTATGAAGATTTCATTTCATTATACTTTACtgatgtttgaattgttggataaAATTTtgcaatctcttaaaaggaaatgcTCCAATTTTTTTGGACTTTACATACATAATTTAATGTAATCTGGACATTAGATTGCTCCATTGATCAAGTAACTAGTTAATTCCACTCTATCGATGATTATCATCTATTTCTATAAGGTTATGTTTGGTAGAgcgtaatataatgtaataaaattaaaattgtaatgtaatataattgtcattacatttttatatttaattgtaaaataaaaaaaatataagtaATGTAATGtaattctaatttttcttttaatatttaatttaattaataatgttaataataatTAGTAATGGGCACAGTGATGGGTATTTAAGTGGTATTGGTGACTAAGTGATAGTGACAATGACGATAACAATTGATGATAATGATGGCAGCAAGGTAAGTTAGTGGTGATAGTGGTAGTAGCTCGGTGTCCATAGAGGTGATAATGATTAAATAGTGATAGTAGTGGTTAAGTGGTGGTGATACACAGTGCAAGATGGTGGTGTGGTAGTGGTGATTATAgtattaacaattaaaaaaaaatcaaaataaataattgattatatctatttttatatgtaatgattattaCATTACTTTAAATATAATTGATTACCTTATGTAATTATCATTatgttatattaaattttattgtgtTACCAAATAGCGTAATCAAATATGCAATGTAATCATAGTTATATTATAACTTTTATTATGTTATACTAAATATAGGACCTAAGGTGATATTCGGTAGAGCATAATGTAATATAAGTTTATTGTACACAATGATCTTTTTTTTAACATGTTTATTTACATTAAAAGTTGATTAAAAGATAATATATGCAACTTGAATCAAAATACAAAAGAGAAAAGGAGACTCAAACTAATGGCTACAATAAGCCCACCCAACAAATCAAACTCAATTAAAACCCAAACAAATCAAACCAATTCACCCTTAACCAAATAAAGCCAACCCTCTAAAACGATTTTGTCCAAGCCCTGGGAGCACACAATGACAGGCTAGTGGGTGGTCTTTgggattatttattaaatttagagAGAATATTAaacatattatattttaatttatttttaatatagctTATACaagtgattttaatttatttttaatacaatTTATACAAGTGATTGaactactaacacatcaaaatgacttttttttttttttctcataaagGAATATTTCGTTAAATGAAGTAAGGTTCACAAATGCTCTAGCCCACTAAAAATAACAGCAACATAAACTCCAATCCATTCAATATTACAAATCAACTATTGATATCGTGCACTTTCATTATTTATACTCTCAGTATAGGATTTTTAGCCTAATTCATTTTTTCAATGCACTCCCATTCAAATGCTCTAATATCATATTAAATTCTTTCTGGAAAGAGTATTGAATATATTatactttaattcattttttaatacGACTCATATAAATGATTGAGCTTCTTACACATTAAAATAATTATCCAATTTAATAATACAACTCAACCACTTATATTTTCCTTCATCATTTCATACTTTCAATCTGAAACTTTTAACCCAATTCAATTCCCAAACTGAAAGAACATACATTTGCCCATATTCAAATCTTTTACTGTATAagcaaattaatttttttcttataataACACTTTAACAAGGAAAGTGAAATAAACGAATTTGTAACTCTACTTCTTGGACATtacataaattttgatttgaggtaGGTAGTTCCTCATAATACATGCCACCCTAATTTTAATAGCAATTTGGTTTAGCAAATTCTTGTGAGCAGATTGCGTTTCCCGTGCAAAGGATGCTTAAGTAATGTGTGCAGTTAGAGAGATAGTTACAGCAATTCATTAGATTGGCAGGAGTTAATGATCCAAACGAGACACAGATCATAGCAAATTGTCTACAAGTTCAAAACCTTTAAAGCCGAGACAACAGTTTGAGCAAGAGGCAACGAGCTGTTGACTCATCGCTTTATTAGGGCAGCAGCAACTCATTCCAAAAGGAACCtattaatattttcataatttttttttacttacaATAGTCATGAAATGATAGAGAATTAGATTCATCAACTTGATGATAAATAGACATCTTTATCTACTAACAATTTGGAGGCTTCACATCTTTGACATTGTGTAATCCATCGCATCCACAAGGAAATCTGCAACCACAGCATTCTCCAAGTGTTAACAAGTGCAGCCCAGTTGGTAATGGCATTGTCATGATGAAAAGAAATTTACTACTTCCTTAAAAATACATGTAGTTCTGATAATTAGCATAATAGAGAGAAAAAATTGATATGTACCAGCATCTTCTTTAGTGAAACAGAGGGGAGGGGTAATTCTGAACACATTTCCATAAAATCCACCTTTTCCAATCAAGACTCCCATTTCTGTGACAAAAATCAGGGTCTGTTAGAGACTAGAAGATAGCTTGGTGTATGTTGGAGTATGGCTGTTAGGTGGACCATAGGGTGGGAGATATACAAACCTTTAATCTGGTCCATTACATGTAAAGTTTCAGCCTTTGCAGGAGTTTTCTGTTGGCGGTCAGTTACTAGCTCAACTCCAAGCATCAATCCTCTTCCCCTCACATCCCCGATGACTACAGGAAACCATTATAACATCTTCAGGAAGCTGAAGCAATTTCAAATATTGCCTCCTATTTCACAATGCTTCTTAGCAGGAattcaaatattatttttattttgttatgaatGCAAAGTAAGTGAAACTTGTGATATATTAATAAGAGTCCAATACATAAAGTCGAGGATGAGGAAGGTGATTTACTTTCATGTTTATCTTTGAGTTCAATTAGTCTGTTTTTCAGATAGGATCCCACAACTAATGCATTTTCCTGAAGATTTTCTTTCTCAATCACTTTTAGAACAGCCAGTCCTGCAGCAGTACACACAGGATTACCCCCAAATGTGTTGAAGTAACTTCGGCGAGTCAATACTTCAGCAATCTCAGGAGTTGTCACCACAGCACCAAGGGGAATACCATTTCCAATACCCTGCTCGTGTCAATGAAGAAAAAAGAGTAAAAAAATTTCCAAATCTAGCAAGTGCTTAGAAAGAACGGGTACTAAAGATTATCGGTATGTTTATAATGAGACCTAAGCCATTGCAGGTAACCATGGGAAGGAAAAATGGGAATAACTAAGACCAGGATAGAGATTGAAGATATCATGACCCTGGAAAATGTTCCTATGTAGTAAAAAGCTACCTATGGTACTTTGTCAAATAAGGAATTTTCAGAATACCTCCTAAATCAAAAAGGTGAAAAGACTAACCTTTGCCATTGTCACTATGTCAGGAACAACACCCTGGGCCTCAAATCCCCAGAAATGACTTCCAGTACGAGCAAATCCAGCTTGAACCTCATCAGCTATACAAAGGCCTCCTGCTTTTTTAATGCTTTTATAAGCAGCAGGCAGGTAACCTGGGGCCAATTCTACAATTCCGCCCACTCCCTGCCATATAAAAGAAAGTAATTTCTCTTAGAATGCTTATATGCATACAGTCAGTACACACACGCACGCACAAACAAACAAAGATGCACTTTTACACACAAATCCAACAAGCCATTGATTTACAGGAAATGGAAAATCTACGAAGATCATAATTACCTGTATAGCTTCAGATATAAATCCAGCAACATTGCCAGTTGTCCCAAAGTCAATGATATCTTGGACATCTTTTGCATACTTCTCTCCATCTGAGCCAAATACACCTCTATATGGGTCTGGGTTCAAGGCATGATGCACTCCACTCTGTTGGTGAACCAAGAAGAATGAGAATGTTTGGTAACCAATTTTATAGTGAAtggagtaaattgatcatatgaaAAGACAAAGAAAGACCCAAATTGAATTTCACAATTAAAATAATAGGATAAGAGAAAGGTTCCAAACTTATCATCTTTAGCCCAGATGATTAACTAAAGTAGATGTAGGCTTTTAAAATGATCTGCTTGGTTACGTATCATGCTCTATTGATGCAAGTGTAAACTAAAGGTCAAACTCATATGTAAGGAACTGCCCTCTCGTTAAAGATTTATGTGctgaaaaaaatttgaaataaatatcCTCATTGGTCAAGATCAAACCATTGATTTGGACACCTTACACAATAATGGTTGAGATCATCCTAGTAGTTacaaacataataataataaaaaaaaaacagcaTCCTTAAAATGCTCCATTTAATAGCTTTGATATTAGTTGCGGTTGATAATGAAAAATGGTCTTACTTTGCATGAAAAAGATGGGCTATAGTATGCATCTCTTGTCCTGATGCAACATATTCATTAGCTTCCCTCATGATAGGATAAAATCAGAAAATCGTATTGTCCACTTTCGTCCCATGACTCAACTTATGGTCATGGGGTAGACAATTAGCCCCATTCGCAAAAAATATGATGGACTAGCTAGTGAGCGGAGTCTAAGTTTAAAAGATTACCCACGGAAAAAATTCTATCCCTTTATCCTTACAACAaagttaataaatttatatcGGATGTGATAGCCGTCTTATAACACCATTAATATACATAAATTATGTGCAAGCCCTTGACACCACATCATGCATTGAAGTGGATAGGTAATCAAAAATAAAGAACGATGCCCCTCAATGGTATCAGATGATTCTGATTGCATCTTATGTTGTCATCATCATCACCTAACTTTACCACAAAAATCTTGATTTTCAGAGGAATGCATACCTGTATGACATTGAATTTCCAGATGGACTGTGCAGTGGCACCCATGGTCCCTGCTGCATTCCCATGGTATGCGTTCCGCAAAGAAATTATGTCATTGCACCCTGTGTATAGTCTTGCAATCATCATGGCCAACTCATTCGCTTCTGTGCCAGAATTTGTGAAAAACACCACCTATGCCCATGAATAATAGGTAAGGGTCTCTCTACCATCCCGGGTCAGCTCATTCAATTAGTTTCTTTTGCTTTTTGCTATTGTAATAAATTTgaacttttattattattgtttttcaTTCACAGTCCTGTCATCTTTTACTGATTTTCAGATTGGTTGAAAGGCTTTATTGTACCTTAAGATTGCCGGGCATCTTGAAGGCTAATGCCTCGGCGAAATCAGAGATGGCATGGTTAAGGTAGAGGACAGTGGAGTGTTGTAAGCGCTTGATATGGTTGACTATTGACTCTACCACATCAGGATGGCAGTGCCCGCAGCAGACTGTAGCAATTCCTCCAAAAGCATCGAGGTATCTACGCCCGTTCTCATCGAACAAATACTGCATCCTCCCATCCACCACGTTCAGCTGCCAAAGAACAGAACAGGAATAATGTGGATTTTTTAAAAAAACGAAATAGTTGAAGAAGatataatttacatcaaaagaaaacgtgattattattattattattatttaataacatcaaaatcattcctttGAGACGTTAAACACGTGATCTTAATTCTTAAGCATCACTAGCATAATTAATTAAccctattaaaaatattaatcagaTGATAAGGATTGACGGCGCTGCAAATTACGATTCATGTAAAAACAAACAGAGTGGGATATGATCTGGACTCACGGGGTTTTTGTAGAAGTGGAACAATGAGGGGCTAAGAAACTCTTTTCGCTTGGCCATGATCTCATCGGCGGATGGACCGGTATACGGCGGAGGAGAGTAATCAAAAGGAGGTAATTTGGGGATAAGAACGTCATTGTTCTCCTTCTGGGCAAGCTGAGAGAAGTAGCGCGCCGGAGACGGGAGGGAAATGGAATTTCTTCCGGAGAAGAGCCTTTTGGCTATAAATCTCTGCATGTTTCAAAAAATTCTCTCCTCTGAAATAGATTCTTTGTATGCCCGGAAATGCAGGATTTAGAGAGAAAGGAGAAGCAGAGCAATACACATCGGGTGAGATGCCAAGTTCGATggttttttttagtttttatatagagaagaagagagagaaagagagcatGTGACGTGTGCTGGACGCGCGTAAATACACTTCCTAAAATGACCTTAGCTGAGTTTAATGttggcaaaaaaaaaaacattttaaacCATTAGCGAATATTCTTatagttaaataattttttattaatattaatttatttaaaattttaataattatttttataattaaataaattgttatgaatttaattgatttatttaattttttaataattattattaaaattaaataaatttttattaatttaatttatttattttaatcctAAAAATTATTGTTGAAAGTTGAAAATTTGAATAAAAAAGATCTAATATCTATCATATAACTTATACGTAATGTATAATATTTACTTACATTCATTTTTACTATATAATTTAAgagttaaattatttattattttctactttttttttctatgacttaattttattaataaaagataaataattaaaaatataaatattgtatACCATTATTATCGGTCAGCATGTCCATTACCGAATTTAATATTTTTCGACAATACCTCATATTGGAAGCAGAAGATAAGTTTCAGGTATTGCATGATCCAATGGCATTGAGATTGCTAAATTCACATTTAATAGAGCATATAACACGTTAAGTAAGTGGCTTATAAAAGTAAATTTTTGATTCATAAGATGATCAATTAAATTGATAATAACTTATTtaactataaaaataattattagaaaaattaaaaggttaaattaaattgataatgTCTTATTAAAgtaattgttaaaaatttaaaaagattaactaaattgatagatacttatttaattttaaaaataattatttagtacTAAGTTAACTTTGATATAAGCATGATTAGAGATATTGTTATGATGATCGTATCCCAATTGACGATTTACATttctagctttttttttttttttttttaacatgtaTGAAAATAAATGACTTATGAATTAGGCAAATACCCAAAATTAAGATTGAGATTAATTCGCTctgatattatattaattaaatgaatcacatctaattttattttgaaagagaatattaattaaattatatttaatattaaattaatgtgaAACTTACCAAAATAGactctatttatttaaaatttttattattaaattttaatttaaatcaaagtttAAACCCATGAAATAAATAAATGTATACTCATCCTATAAAATTAATTGGATGAAAGTCATCTACAGCTGAATGATAATTGAAGTTTAAC comes from the Hevea brasiliensis isolate MT/VB/25A 57/8 chromosome 5, ASM3005281v1, whole genome shotgun sequence genome and includes:
- the LOC110634155 gene encoding alanine--glyoxylate aminotransferase 2 homolog 2, mitochondrial, translated to MQRFIAKRLFSGRNSISLPSPARYFSQLAQKENNDVLIPKLPPFDYSPPPYTGPSADEIMAKRKEFLSPSLFHFYKNPLNVVDGRMQYLFDENGRRYLDAFGGIATVCCGHCHPDVVESIVNHIKRLQHSTVLYLNHAISDFAEALAFKMPGNLKVVFFTNSGTEANELAMMIARLYTGCNDIISLRNAYHGNAAGTMGATAQSIWKFNVIQSGVHHALNPDPYRGVFGSDGEKYAKDVQDIIDFGTTGNVAGFISEAIQGVGGIVELAPGYLPAAYKSIKKAGGLCIADEVQAGFARTGSHFWGFEAQGVVPDIVTMAKGIGNGIPLGAVVTTPEIAEVLTRRSYFNTFGGNPVCTAAGLAVLKVIEKENLQENALVVGSYLKNRLIELKDKHEIIGDVRGRGLMLGVELVTDRQQKTPAKAETLHVMDQIKEMGVLIGKGGFYGNVFRITPPLCFTKEDADFLVDAMDYTMSKM